The following is a genomic window from Planctomycetia bacterium.
GGGATTGAACCACGCTGGACCTCCAGCGCCAAGTGGGGCATCGGCACGGCGTATCACAGCGCGTCCTGCATCTGGTTCACCCTCAGCCACGGCATCGTCAACGAGATCTATTTTCCCCATGTGGATTCGCCCAACACCCGCGACCTGCAGTTTCTGATCACCGACGGCGAATCGTTTTGCCACGAGGAACGGCGCGATCTGCTCCACAAAACCGAATATCCTGAGAAAAACGCATTGTTCTACCGGCTCACCAACTCCGACCGCGAGGGCCGCTATCGGCTCGTTAAAGAAATCGTCGCGGATCCGCACTCGTCGGTTTTGTTGATGCACACGCGGCTGGACATCTTGGACCCGAAGCTGCGCGGCAAACTGCGCCTGTACGCTCTGCTCGCCCCACACATGAAAGGCACTGGCAAAAACAACTCGGCCAGGTGGTGCGGATTGGATGGCCGCAAGCTCTTCGACGTGCAACGGGAGGACATTGATATGTCGTTCGGTTGCACGCCCGATTTCACCAGGCGCTCCGTCGGCTATGTCGGATTCAGCGATGGCTGGCAGGACTTGATGGACAATTTCAAAATGGATTGGGAATTCGAACGGGCCGAGGACGGCAACATCGCTTTGATGGGGGAGATTGATTTATCGGACGGACTGGAGTTCACGCTGGGCGTGGGCTTCGGGCGCACTGAACACAGCGCTTCCGCCCACCTCCTGCAGGCGTTCGCCACTCCTTTCGCCAACCAGCGCGAGAAGTATGTCAGCCAATGGCAACGCACGCGCGCCGAGGTCGATTTGAGCGCGCACGCTAAAGACGACGGGGCGATGTTGCGCTTGAGCCGGTGCATTTTGCTGGCGCACGAAGACAAGATTTTCCAGGGCGCGTTCGTGGCGTCGCTGAGCATTCCCTGGGGCGATACGAAGGACGACGGCGATCGCGGCGGGTATCATCTGGTCTGGACGCGCGACATGGTGCAAACCGCCACGGCGCTGCTGGCCTGCGGGCAAAAGGAGTCGCCGTTGCGCGCGCTGATCTGGCTGGCGTGTGTCCAGGCCGCCGATGGCAGCTTGCCGCAAAACAGTTCGATCACTGGCGAGGCTTTCTGGAAAGGAATTCAACTGGATGAAGTGGCTGTGCCGATACTGCTCGCCTGGCGATTGCAGCAAGCGGACGCGCTCCGGCAATTCGATCCTTGGACGCTGGTCTCGCGCGCCGCGCGTTATTTGATTCTGCACGGACCCGTGACATCGCAGGAACGTTGGGAGGAGGCTTCCGGATACTCGCCTTCGACGCTGGCGACAATCATCGCGAGCTTGGTGTGCGCCGCGGAATTCGCGCGCGGCAGAAAAGACAAACTCGCGGCGGACTTTTTGCTCGATTACGCGGACTGGCTTTCGGCGCACGTGGAAAAATGGATGGTCACGCGTCGCGGCGAACTCGTGCAGGGCAAACCGCGGCACTATGTTCGCATCACGCCCGCCGATCCGAAACAAGCCGTGGCTGCGCCTGACCCGGATCAGGCTGAGATTGTTCTAGCCAACGGCGGCGGCAAATATCCGGCACGCAACATCGTCGGCGGCGATTTTCTCCAACTTGTCCGGCTGGGGGTTCGTGCCGCGGATGACCCGCTGATCGTCGATTCCCTCGCGGTGATTGATCAAGTGCTCAAACGCGATCTGCCGCAAGGGCCGTGCTGGCGGCGCTACAATCACGATGGCTATGGCGAGAAGGCCGACGGCAGCGCCTTCGACGGGACGGGTGAAGGTCGCTCCTGGCCAATTCTGACGGGCGAACGCGGTCATTATGAGCTGGCGGCCGGACGCGATCCGTTGCCGTTCATCGAAGCGATGGAAAAATTTGCCAACGAGGGCGGCATGCTGCCGGAACAGATCTGGGACGCGGACGATTTGCCGGAGGGAAAGATGAAGCGCGGTGGCCCCACCGGCTCAGCCATGCCCTTGTGTTGGTCGCACGCGGAGTATGTGAGCCTGGTGCGCAGTCACAAGGATGGGGTTTGTTTTGACCGTATCGAGCCGGTTTATCAGCGTTATGCCAAGGCCGGGGCCGGCAGCAAGATTGAAATGTGGACGCTCGCTCACCAGCTGCAGCGGATCGCCCCAGGGAAAACGCTCCGCATCATCACCGACAAACCGGCGACGATTCACTGGAGCTTTGATGGATGGGCGACGGCGAACGACCTGGAAACACGCGCTACGGGATTAGGTTGCTGGTTTGAAGATTTGCCATCGGACCAGCTCCAGGCCGGTGCCCGCGTTGTCTTCACATTTCTGCGGCGAGAAGGATGGGCGCGAAAAGATTTCCATGTCGCCATCCTGGAGCTTCCGATGGATGACTGACGCCCTCGACTCACCCGACCGGAGTCGAGCGGCTCGGCATTGCGGAGGAAGACGTATTTTTCGCAAAGGGGACTTCTCAGCTGTGGAGGACGGGCCAATGCGAGATTCGGTGCACAGGCGGCCGATAGTCTTGGAGGCGGATGCACATGCCGCAACCTGAATACGATCACATGCTCGATTCGCTTACGCGGGCCGCGTTCGCTTACTTCGTGAACGAAGCGAACCCCGCGAATGGATTGGTGAAAGATTGCACGCGCCCGGGCTTCCCCTCCAGCATCGCCGCCGTCGGGCTGGCCCTGGCGGCTTATCCCGTCGGCGTCGAGCGGGGGTTGCTGACGCGCACCGCGGCGGTGGTGCGGACGCTGACGACCTTGCGGTTCTTCTGGAACAGCCCCCATGGGACCGAGCCGGATGCCACCGGCTACAAGGGGTTCTACTACCACTTCCTTGACATAGATACCGGGCGACGTGCCGGAAATTGCGAGCTGTCCACCATCGACACGGTGCTCCTGCTCTCCGGGGCCCTGGTTGCCGCTCTTTACTTCGACCGCGAGGCGGAGGAGGAACGTGAGATCCGCGAACTTGCGGACTCGCTCTACTGCCGTGCCGACTGGCAGTGGGCACAGAACGGGGAGGCCACGGTCACGCACGGGTGGAAGCCGGAGAGCGGTTTCCTGCCCTACCGCTGGCGGGGCTACGACGAGGCCACGATCCTTTATCTCCTGGGCCTCGGCTCGCCGACGCACCCGCTGCCACCGCACAGTTACACGGACTACACCTCAACGTATAGCTGGAAGAACATCTACGGCTACGAGTTCCTGTACGCGGGACCGCTCTTCATCCACCAATACTCGCACGTCTGGATCGACTTTCGCGGTATTCAGGATGAATACATGCGTGCCAAGGGCATCGACTACTTCGAGAACAGCAACCGGGCGACCCACGTCCAGCAAGAATACGCCATCCGCAACCCGCTTCAGTTCCGGCGCACCTGCGGGTGCCGCCACTGCGAATGCTGCTGGGGTATCACCGCCGGCGACGGCCCGGGCCCCGCGACGCTAACCATTGACGGTATCGAACGCCACTTTTTTGATTACCTGGCCCGCGGCGCGCCCTACGGCCCGGACGACGGCACGATCGCTCCCTGGGCGTCCGCCGCGTCCTTACCATTTGCCCCGGAGATTGTTCTGCCGACGATCGAACACATGGTCCACGTCGGCGTCGGGCCAACGTCATGCCGCTACGGCCTGGTGGCCAGCTTCAACCCGACGTTCCCCGGTCCGACGTCCCTTGGCTGGGTATCTCCCTGGAATTACGGACTCAACCAGGGGCCGCTCGTCCTGATGATAGAGAACTACCGCTCAGGACTCATCTGGAGCTTGATGCGCCGCTGCCCATATCTGGTCGCGGGGCTGCGTCAGGCCGGCTTTTCCGGCGGTTGGTTGGAGAGTGCTCGTGCCGAATCAACTGCTGGGCCGCAGAGTGAGATATTGCAATGAACACATCAGCAAAGAAAGTATCTGACAAGCCTGGGAACACCGGGCTGGTTTTGCTCGCTACAGTGGCCGTCCTTTTTGCTGCCGCAACTTGGGGGCCTGCGGCACCGCCGGATTCGGATCAAGACACTCCGCTAGAACTCAAGATGCCCAATTCCCTACATGCACGGCACGAAGCCTTTCACGCGGAGTTCGTCAAAGCCACGCAGGAGACCGGCAAGGTGGGGGACGCGGCCCGAGCGATCGAGAAGGTGGGGGCAACCCATTTTGCGAAGGCGAAGGATGCGTTCGCGCCACTCGGACTCTTGCCCCAGCTTGCCGAGGGAAAGGTCACGCCCGAGATGCGTGTGGCCATCCAGAAGGCCAAGAAGCTGAGGTCCGGGCTGCCGCAAATCCACGGCGAGCACCGCGAACTCGTGGCAGGGCTGAAGAGGCTTGCCGAAGCGGCCAAAGAAGAGGGGAAGACGGATTACGTGCGATTCACTGAAAGGCTGACCTTGCACATTCAAGAAGAAGAGGAGGTTCTGTACCCGGCGGTGCTGCTGGTCGGCGACTCCGTGAAATGGAGACTCGACAAGCAGTAAACAGTAGTGCTTACGGCTGTTTCTTATGGCCTTCGTGTTCCTGGCTGCCCATGATTTTATCGTACAATTCCGGGGGCAGAACGCGCACCACGGTGAATAGTCCTTCGACACCCATCGACCAGCCGGGACGCATACCCGTCGCTTCGCGACGGCCCTCGACTCGGGCCGTGCCCTCCATCCCTTCCATGCCTTTCATTCCCTCGTGGCCGGCCATTGGTTTTTGCGTGGCCTCGGGCTTCATGTTCATCTTGCTGTGATCGGGTTCGCCGTTCGGCTTCAGGGGCGTCTTCTTCTGGGGCATGTCTGTCATGTCGTGCTTTTTCATGTCCATGCCCGGCATCTTCGTGCCGTTGGCAGCGGGCATTTTCATCCCCAGCATGACTTGAGGATACCCCGGCACTTTGAGTTGCTCGGGCGTAGAATTGTCACGGATCAATGGGCCGGCTTGCGACGACATCGAGTTCATCATGTGGTGGAACATGTGGCAGTGCATGGCCCAATCGCCCGGATTGTTAGCGATGAATTCGACTTCACGCACCTGGGCCACTCCGACCAACACGTTGTTGCTCGGATACCAGGCAGACTCCGGCAGGCGGCCACCCTCGGTGCCCGTAATCCAGAACGTATGCCCGTGCAGGTGCAGGGGGTGGTGGTCCATCACGCTGAAATCCAGGAAGCGAATTCGCACACGCTCACCCAGCTTGCACAGCAGGG
Proteins encoded in this region:
- a CDS encoding glucoamylase family protein, which codes for MHMPQPEYDHMLDSLTRAAFAYFVNEANPANGLVKDCTRPGFPSSIAAVGLALAAYPVGVERGLLTRTAAVVRTLTTLRFFWNSPHGTEPDATGYKGFYYHFLDIDTGRRAGNCELSTIDTVLLLSGALVAALYFDREAEEEREIRELADSLYCRADWQWAQNGEATVTHGWKPESGFLPYRWRGYDEATILYLLGLGSPTHPLPPHSYTDYTSTYSWKNIYGYEFLYAGPLFIHQYSHVWIDFRGIQDEYMRAKGIDYFENSNRATHVQQEYAIRNPLQFRRTCGCRHCECCWGITAGDGPGPATLTIDGIERHFFDYLARGAPYGPDDGTIAPWASAASLPFAPEIVLPTIEHMVHVGVGPTSCRYGLVASFNPTFPGPTSLGWVSPWNYGLNQGPLVLMIENYRSGLIWSLMRRCPYLVAGLRQAGFSGGWLESARAESTAGPQSEILQ
- a CDS encoding hemerythrin domain-containing protein; translated protein: MNTSAKKVSDKPGNTGLVLLATVAVLFAAATWGPAAPPDSDQDTPLELKMPNSLHARHEAFHAEFVKATQETGKVGDAARAIEKVGATHFAKAKDAFAPLGLLPQLAEGKVTPEMRVAIQKAKKLRSGLPQIHGEHRELVAGLKRLAEAAKEEGKTDYVRFTERLTLHIQEEEEVLYPAVLLVGDSVKWRLDKQ
- a CDS encoding glycoside hydrolase family 15 protein — translated: MHTNEKNAIAFGAPGIEPRWTSSAKWGIGTAYHSASCIWFTLSHGIVNEIYFPHVDSPNTRDLQFLITDGESFCHEERRDLLHKTEYPEKNALFYRLTNSDREGRYRLVKEIVADPHSSVLLMHTRLDILDPKLRGKLRLYALLAPHMKGTGKNNSARWCGLDGRKLFDVQREDIDMSFGCTPDFTRRSVGYVGFSDGWQDLMDNFKMDWEFERAEDGNIALMGEIDLSDGLEFTLGVGFGRTEHSASAHLLQAFATPFANQREKYVSQWQRTRAEVDLSAHAKDDGAMLRLSRCILLAHEDKIFQGAFVASLSIPWGDTKDDGDRGGYHLVWTRDMVQTATALLACGQKESPLRALIWLACVQAADGSLPQNSSITGEAFWKGIQLDEVAVPILLAWRLQQADALRQFDPWTLVSRAARYLILHGPVTSQERWEEASGYSPSTLATIIASLVCAAEFARGRKDKLAADFLLDYADWLSAHVEKWMVTRRGELVQGKPRHYVRITPADPKQAVAAPDPDQAEIVLANGGGKYPARNIVGGDFLQLVRLGVRAADDPLIVDSLAVIDQVLKRDLPQGPCWRRYNHDGYGEKADGSAFDGTGEGRSWPILTGERGHYELAAGRDPLPFIEAMEKFANEGGMLPEQIWDADDLPEGKMKRGGPTGSAMPLCWSHAEYVSLVRSHKDGVCFDRIEPVYQRYAKAGAGSKIEMWTLAHQLQRIAPGKTLRIITDKPATIHWSFDGWATANDLETRATGLGCWFEDLPSDQLQAGARVVFTFLRREGWARKDFHVAILELPMDD